One genomic window of Augochlora pura isolate Apur16 chromosome 5, APUR_v2.2.1, whole genome shotgun sequence includes the following:
- the Naxe gene encoding NAD(P)HX epimerase isoform X1, whose protein sequence is MSNQQYMLLGRIDSYIEPLLKRVLEANELEISGEQSSRRLSRAIQIETISSSCDKAEADHFKLSIPYAKQTLTWNVFFDSQCPEMGPDFLFNDDTFLMDMNIDTLSARLPSLAKWNVNDQNALLNVLMELLLCYKQHQVQLLQKQDRLKGEYDMLMSSPSIAQEDVEVMLLPFGSKPMEATFLLSLSIDVSQLIDRPFQSQNDIAMLLVTFYGPNWNRIMRQIHFSKYLEQVLDGTSTLELPHYPIDKPLTHYVLETKKYIEEKVKSLVQILESRRLFIAAMLNYQRFSLIEYDACSFQSISLLLSDQDFHFMIDTKLPPSFPPHKPIVTIVSIYHMNNTRDPYSEIFEFPYSAKWRPDRMVKEIFKQLMTYINKFKTNSVGFCS, encoded by the exons atgtcgAACCAACAGTATATGCTTTTAGGCCGTATAGATTCATATATTGAGCCGCTTTTGAAACGTGTTTTAGAAGCTAACGAACTCG aaatatctGGAGAACAGTCCAGTAGAAGATTATCTAGGGCAATCCAAATAGAAACTATATCATCGAGTTGCGACAAAGCAGAAGCAGATCATTTTAAACTATCTATTCCATACGCAAAACAGACTCTAACATGGAATGTATTTTTTGATTCGCAATGTCCTGAAATGGGTCCTGATTTTCTCTTCAATGATGATACTTTCTTAATGGACATGAACATTGATACTTTATCTGCTAGACTGCCCAGTCTTGCAAAATGGAATGTCAATGATCAGAATGCATTGTTAAATGTCCTTATGGAacttttattatgttataagcAGCATCAG GTACAGTTACTTCAGAAGCAGGACAGGTTAAAAGGAGAATATGATATGTTAATGAGTTCACCGAGCATAGCACAAGAAGATGTTGAAGTGATGTTGCTGCCATTTGGTTCCAAACCTATGGAAGCTACATTTTTGTTAAGCTTGTCGATAGATGTATCCCAATTGATAGATCGACCTTTCCAATCGCAAAATGACATAGCAATGCTCCTTGTAACATTTTATGGACCAAATTGGAACCGTATTATGCGACAgattcatttttctaaatactTGGAACAAGTTCTCGATGGAACATCAACTTTGGAGTTACCACATTATCCAATAGACAAACCTCTAACACATTATGTATTAGAGACAAAGAAGTACATTGAAGAGAAG gtAAAATCATTGGTTCAGATTCTTGAAAGCAGAAGGCTCTTTATTGCAGCAATGTTGAACTATCAACGATTTTCTCTTATAGAATACGATGCCTGTAGCTTCCAAtctatatcattattattatctgaCCAGGACTTTCATTTTATGATAGATACTAAATTGCCACCTAGTTTTCCTCCACATAAACCTATAGTAACTATAGTGTCAATATACCATATGAATAACACACGTGATCCATACAGTGAAATTTTCGAGTTCCCATATAGTGCTAAATGGAGACCGGATAGAAtggtaaaagaaatatttaaacaacttatgacatatattaataaattcaaaactAATTCTGTTGGATTttgttcttaa
- the LOC144470429 gene encoding XK-related protein 6 isoform X1 gives MDIGNNNRVYTQQLIAMFPVLELDNDNVDFPLKNPSISWLDIVFLVSSILMHVVDMGFDINLVVRYLLAGKTTYFIWTTTFIFVPSLINVIISRRMQCQDDQKNSVQNHTESKCIHSMLTRKLYCIVVVAFQLAPVLRYYRILIYTLKAYRFQKQGNRNAQRRYYIKMLKEDQDVALLRVFECFLEAAPQQVLQLTILLKDYHNKINFECTVLEIFIHKKQISFWEDPHIKLKFLFVFITVIHQVATILSSLASMGWAMASYHRSIRLVQQDKFNIGITGTVLQFLWHFCTTVSRILSLTVAASILPIHTAIACILHWIGMSCWIIIDSRGILEFCRNHNRAPHCPPKLKERIYSVILSFIIGVVHVFIYLHAVDGSTFFKHVFFYMICFFENTTATVFWIYVSSNEVKQAWYFNVLIIFCIVPFLVGITAMIVYYCVFHPSIKRSNPINTPL, from the exons ATGgatattggaaataataacCGTGTATATACACAACAATTAATCGCTATGTTTCCTGTATTGGAACTAGACAACGACAATGTAGATTTTCCTTTAAAGAATCCAAGTATATCTTGGTTGGACATTGTTTTCCTTGTATCCTCAATTCTTATGCACGTTGTAGACATGGGATTTGATATAAATCTTGTTGTAAGATATTTACTAGCTGGAAAGACAACATACTTTATATGGACaactacatttatttttgtaccatcgcttataaatgtaataatcaGTAGAAGAATGCAATGCCAAGATGACcag AAAAATTCTGTCCAAAATCATACTGAATCCAAGTGCATACATTCCATGTTAACAAGAAagttgtattgtattgtagtTGTTGCATTTCAATTAGCACCAGTACTTCGTTACTACAGGATACTGATATATACTCTGAAGGCTTATAGATTTCAAAAACAAGGAAACAGAAATGCTCAAAGAAGATACTACATAAAAATGCTCAAAGAAGATCAAGATGTTGCTCTATTGAGAGTATTTGAATGCTTTTTAGAAGCAGCACCGCAACAAGTTTTACAATTGACTATATTATTGAAGGATTACCATAACAAGATTAACTTTGAATGTACtgttttggaaatatttatacataaaaaacaGATATCATTTTGGGAAGACccacatataaaattaaaatttctctttgTATTCATTACAGTTATTCACCAAGTGGCTACTATCCTTAGTTCGCTTGCAAGCATGGGTTGGGCCATGGCTAGTTATCATCGTAGTATTAGATTAGTACAACAAGACAAATTCAATATCGGAATCACAGGAACTGTTTTGCAGTTTCTATGGCACTTTTGCACAACAG TTTCAAGGATATTATCGCTAACCGTTGCTGCGAGCATTTTGCCAATACATACAGCGATTGCTTGCATTTTACATTGGATAGGTATGAGCTGCTGGATCATCATAGATTCACGTGGTATATTAGAGTTTTGTAGAAACCATAATCGTGCACCGCATTGTCCTCCAAAACTAAAAGAACGCATATACTCTGTGATATTATCCTTTATAATCGGCGTTGTTCACGTGTTTATATATCTACATGCTGTAGACGGCAGCACATTTTTCAAACACGTATTCTTTTATATGATttgtttctttgaaaatacGACAGCAACCGTTTTCTGGATATACGTGTCGTCAAATGAAGTGAAACAGGCTTGGTATTTCAATGTActcattattttttgtattgtaCCATTCTTGGTGGGTATAACGGCCATGATTGTTTATTACTGCGTCTTTCATCCGTCTATAAAACGTTCAAATCCCATAAATACACCACTGTAG
- the LOC144470429 gene encoding XK-related protein 6 isoform X2, producing the protein MDIGNNNRVYTQQLIAMFPVLELDNDNVDFPLKNPSISWLDIVFLVSSILMHVVDMGFDINLVVRYLLAGKTTYFIWTTTFIFVPSLINVIISRRMQCQDDQKNSVQNHTESKCIHSMLTRKLYCIVVVAFQLAPVLRYYRILIYTLKAYRFQKQGNRNAQRRYYIKMLKEDQDVALLRVFECFLEAAPQQVLQLTILLKDYHNKINFEFIHQVATILSSLASMGWAMASYHRSIRLVQQDKFNIGITGTVLQFLWHFCTTVSRILSLTVAASILPIHTAIACILHWIGMSCWIIIDSRGILEFCRNHNRAPHCPPKLKERIYSVILSFIIGVVHVFIYLHAVDGSTFFKHVFFYMICFFENTTATVFWIYVSSNEVKQAWYFNVLIIFCIVPFLVGITAMIVYYCVFHPSIKRSNPINTPL; encoded by the exons ATGgatattggaaataataacCGTGTATATACACAACAATTAATCGCTATGTTTCCTGTATTGGAACTAGACAACGACAATGTAGATTTTCCTTTAAAGAATCCAAGTATATCTTGGTTGGACATTGTTTTCCTTGTATCCTCAATTCTTATGCACGTTGTAGACATGGGATTTGATATAAATCTTGTTGTAAGATATTTACTAGCTGGAAAGACAACATACTTTATATGGACaactacatttatttttgtaccatcgcttataaatgtaataatcaGTAGAAGAATGCAATGCCAAGATGACcag AAAAATTCTGTCCAAAATCATACTGAATCCAAGTGCATACATTCCATGTTAACAAGAAagttgtattgtattgtagtTGTTGCATTTCAATTAGCACCAGTACTTCGTTACTACAGGATACTGATATATACTCTGAAGGCTTATAGATTTCAAAAACAAGGAAACAGAAATGCTCAAAGAAGATACTACATAAAAATGCTCAAAGAAGATCAAGATGTTGCTCTATTGAGAGTATTTGAATGCTTTTTAGAAGCAGCACCGCAACAAGTTTTACAATTGACTATATTATTGAAGGATTACCATAACAAGATTAACTTTGAAT TTATTCACCAAGTGGCTACTATCCTTAGTTCGCTTGCAAGCATGGGTTGGGCCATGGCTAGTTATCATCGTAGTATTAGATTAGTACAACAAGACAAATTCAATATCGGAATCACAGGAACTGTTTTGCAGTTTCTATGGCACTTTTGCACAACAG TTTCAAGGATATTATCGCTAACCGTTGCTGCGAGCATTTTGCCAATACATACAGCGATTGCTTGCATTTTACATTGGATAGGTATGAGCTGCTGGATCATCATAGATTCACGTGGTATATTAGAGTTTTGTAGAAACCATAATCGTGCACCGCATTGTCCTCCAAAACTAAAAGAACGCATATACTCTGTGATATTATCCTTTATAATCGGCGTTGTTCACGTGTTTATATATCTACATGCTGTAGACGGCAGCACATTTTTCAAACACGTATTCTTTTATATGATttgtttctttgaaaatacGACAGCAACCGTTTTCTGGATATACGTGTCGTCAAATGAAGTGAAACAGGCTTGGTATTTCAATGTActcattattttttgtattgtaCCATTCTTGGTGGGTATAACGGCCATGATTGTTTATTACTGCGTCTTTCATCCGTCTATAAAACGTTCAAATCCCATAAATACACCACTGTAG
- the Robl gene encoding dynein light chain roadblock codes for MAQEVEETMKRIQSHKGVVGTIVVNAEGIPIKSTLDNTTTVQYAGLISQLSDKARSVVRDLDPTNDLTFLRIRSKKHEIMVAPDKEFILIVIQNPVD; via the exons atg GCACAAGAGGTGgaggaaactatgaaacgtaTTCAATCGCATAAAGGAGTCGTGGGAACGATTGTCGTCAATGCAGAAG GTATACCAATCAAGTCTACATTGGATAATACTACAACAGTTCAATATGCAGGTTTAATAAGCCAACTCTCAGACAAAGCACGGTCTGTAGTAAGGGATCTAGATCCAACTAATGACCTAACATTCCTGCGTATTCGTAGTAAGAAACATGAAATTATGGTTGCACCGGATAAAGAATTTATACTTATAGTAATACAAAATCCAGTGGATTga
- the LOC144470431 gene encoding transmembrane protein 138: MSSLNTKKYLMTVIVQYLILFYDIFVNSFAGFCQQNPITLLILYVVQDFCLVVTLTILLVNFFSTYIFQVGLIQLLYTKFRITLILCIMYMILSISLHTWDIKMYWSSSLTYHWTKNFHVLYSLHRGVAVFYYYFYKRASLRIADPRFYETFIWMQNQLNLP, from the exons ATGAGTTCactaaatacaaaaaaatatttgatgacTGTAATTGTGCAGTACTTGATACTGTTTTACGATATTTTCGTTAATTCGTTCGCTGGCTTCTGTCAACAAAATccaattactttattaattctttatgt cGTCCAAGATTTTTGCCTTGTTGTGACATTGACGATACTATTggttaatttcttttccacTTATATCTTCCAG GTAGGATTAATACAGTTGCTGTACACAAAATTTCGCATAACATTAATCctatgtattatgtatatgaTATTGAGCATATCTCTTCATACATGGGATATCAAAATGTATTGGTCATCATCCCTCACATATCATTGGACTAAAAATTTTCATGTTCTATATTCGTTGCATAGAGGAG TTGCAGTTTTCTATTACTATTTCTATAAGAGAGCATCTCTCAGAATTGCAGATCCTAGGTTCTACGAGACTTTCATATGGATGCAAAACCAATTAAATCTTCCATAA
- the Naxe gene encoding NAD(P)HX epimerase isoform X2, with translation MISCIKSYIKPILSSNTFVFDFGRVFYTTMVKYLNQQESINIDKDLFGKYKFSVDQLMELAGQSCAFAIAHNYTSLKNSDKKILVCCGPGNNGGDGLVCARHLKQFGYNPEIYYPKRTDNTLYQNLLFQCTENDIPLMESNLEDFIQTRLSEFDLIVDALFGFSFKPPVRELFVPIVQLMVNTTIPICSIDIPSGWDVENGPPASDGIKPEMLVSLTAPKMCATKFQGKYHYLGGRFVPKKLEIEYGLNLPEYQGTDLIIPLHFIK, from the coding sequence ATGATATCGTGCattaaaagttatataaagCCCATATTGTCCAGCAATACGTTTGTTTTTGATTTCGGAAGAGTATTTTATACCACCATGGTTAAGTATTTGAACCAGCAGGAGAGTATCAATATTGATAAGGATTTATTTGGAAAGTATAAATTCAGCGTGGATCAATTAATGGAACTTGCTGGACAGAGTTGTGCATTTGCCATTGCTCACAATTATAcgtcattaaaaaattctgacaaAAAAATTCTCGTCTGTTGTGGACCAGGAAATAATGGTGGCGATGGACTTGTCTGTGCTAGACACTTGAAACAATTTGGATATAATCCAGAGATCTATTATCCTAAAAGAACAGATAATACGctgtatcaaaatttattgtttcagtGCACTGAAAATGATATTCCATTGATGGAGAGCAATTTGGAAGATTTTATCCAAACGAGGTTATCTGAATTTGACCTTATAGTAGATGCTTTGTTTGGATTCAGTTTTAAACCACCTGTAAGGGAATTGTTTGTTCCAATTGTCCAGCTGATGGTAAATACAACTATACCCATTTGTAGTATAGATATACCATCAGGTTGGGACGTTGAAAATGGACCACCCGCAAGTGATGGAATAAAACCAGAAATGCTTGTGTCATTGACAGCACCAAAGATGTGTGCTACAAAGTTTCAAggaaaatatcattatttagGTGGCCGATTTGTACCCAAAAAGTTAGAGATTGAATACGGTCTTAATTTACCAGAGTATCAGGGAAccgatttaattattcctttgcattttataaaataa